One segment of Ziziphus jujuba cultivar Dongzao chromosome 12, ASM3175591v1 DNA contains the following:
- the LOC107428669 gene encoding uncharacterized protein LOC107428669 isoform X2, whose product MANISQKKFPLNSDDYKLYEEVGQGVSATVYRALCIPFNEVVSIKILDLEKYDNDLDVIRREVQTMSLLGHPNLLKAHCSFTSGKRLWIVMPYMAGGSCLHIMKSDHPDGFEQPVIATLLHGVLKALVHLHSNGFIHRDVKAGNILLDANGEVKLADFGVSASLFDTGERRHKRNTFVGTPCWMAPEVMQQLHGYDFKADIWSFGITALELAHGHAPFSNYPPMKVLLMTLQNAPPGLDYERDKKFSKSFKEIVAACLVKDPKKRPTAEKLLKHRFFKHARSADYVVRTILDGLPPLGDRFRILKEKEANLLGQNKAMIGDKEQLSQQEYMRGISAWNFDLDDLKKQAALLQDDDNIISTENVDWNEKKNGGSGKLAVQEEKQLVERFNNSESAKAAPSKECRGLTNIGEDDVVGSSSTWKDSGRSKFEEPLDSTLLEDDKMIGYFNGDNLVRSFTLTKDIISEHPIVLKSSCSLKNIASPSSKAISERPIVLRSSRSLKNVASLSSKANGEKDSQVQNSGRYLGQLRHHWRREHTRSASGELSYQHKDQFNVRMQDSSPKDFMNDSTNTYFGPKVTSISGVSAVLPSLWYLLQQNSMQRDQIMRFIRHVEQFTESMLPVGNDVHEQVLKAPLRERILESHVMRMEQHVEKLVEDLQIQKMENAKLERQINALNGKE is encoded by the exons ATGGCAAATATATCACAAAAGAAATTCCCACTTAATTCGGATGATTACAAGTTGTATGAAGAAGTTGGCCAAGGTGTGAGTGCAACTGTTTACAGAGCTCTCTGCATCCCATTTAATGAGGTTGTTTCCATCAAAATTTTGGACTTGGAGAAGTATGATAATGACTTG GATGTTATCCGACGAGAAGTACAAACTATGAGCTTACTTGGTCATCCAAATCTACTTAAGGCACACTGCTCTTTCACATCTGGCAAGCGCCTTTGGATTGTGATGCCTTACATGGCTGGTGGGTCATGTCTTCACATAATGAAATCTGATCATCCAGATGGTTTTGAACAGCCTGTTATTGCTACATTGTTGCATGGTGTTCTTAAAGCTCTTGTTCATCTACATTCCAATGGGTTCATTCATAGAGATGTTAAG GCTGGGAACATATTGCTTGATGCAAATGGTGAAGTTAAGTTAGCAGATTTTGGTGTTTCAGCAAGCTTGTTTGATACTGGTGAAAGAAGACATAAAAGAAATACATTCGTTGGAACTCCATGCTG GATGGCTCCTGAAGTTATGCAGCAACTACATGGATATGACTTCAA AGCAGATATTTGGTCATTTGGAATAACGGCTCTTGAACTAGCTCATGGTCATGCTCCATTTTCCAACTATCCGCCAATGAAG GTTTTACTTATGACCTTACAAAATGCACCACCTGGTCTTGACTATGAGAGAGACAAGAAATTTTCAAAG TCATTTAAAGAGATAGTAGCTGCTTGCTTAGTAAAGGATCCAAAGAAACGTCCCACCGCAGAAAAACTTTTGAAGCATCGTTTCTTTAAACATGCACGTTCAGCAGACTATGTTGTCCGCACCATTCTTGATGGCCTTCCTCCTCTTGGTGATCGTTTTAGGATACTTAAG GAAAAAGAGGCTAACCTTCTTGGGCAAAATAAGGCTATGATTGGCGACAAAGAGCAATTATCACAG CAAGAGTATATGAGAGGGATAAGTGCCTGGAACTTTGATCTAGATGATTTGAAAAAACAAGCTGCTCTT CTCCAAGATGATGATAACATCATCAGTACAGAAAATGTAGATTGGAATGAGAAAAAGAATGGTGGAAGTGGTAAATTAGCTGTTCAAGAAGAGAAGCAGTTAGTGGAAAGGTTTAATAATTCTGAGTCTGCAAAAGCTGCGCCATCTAAGGAG TGCAGAGGTCTAACTAATATTGGTGAAGATGATGTCGTTGGTAGTAGCTCAACTTGGAAAGATTCTGGGCGCTCAAAGTTTGAAGAGCCCCTTGATTCAACACTGTTGGAGGATGACAAAATGATTGGCTATTTCAATGGTGATAATTTGGTGCGAAGTTTCACTTTAACGAAGGATATCATTTCCGAACATCCAATAGTCTTAAAAAGTTCGTGTTCTTTAAAGAATATTGCTTCCCCCTCTAGCAAGGCCATTTCTGAACGTCCAATAGTCTTGAGAAGCTCGCGTTCTTTAAAGAATGTTGCTTCCCTCTCCAGCAAGGCCAATGGCGAGAAGGACAGTCAAGTTCAGAACTCTGGTAGATACCT TGGTCAGTTGCGACATCATTGGAGGAGAGAACACA CGCGAAGTGCTTCAGGTGAACTGTCCTACCAACACAAGGATCAGTTCAATGTTAGAATGCAAGACTCCAGCCCTAAG GATTTTATGAATGACTCTACAAACACATATTTTGGACCTAAAGTAACTTCAATATCTGGAGTCTCAGCAGTTCTTCCCTCCTTATGGTATCTCTTGCAGCAAAATTCCATGCAACGG GATCAGATAATGAGATTTATTAGACATGTAGAACAATTCACTG AGTCTATGCTGCCAGTAGGCAATGACGTACACGAGCAG GTTCTTAAAGCTCCTCTCAGGGAGAGAATTCTTGAATCCCATGTGATGCGTATGGAACAACA CGTTGAGAAACTGGTTGAAGATTTGCAGATACAAAAGATGGAAAATGCAAAG CTGGAAAGGCAAATTAATGCTTTGAATGGGAAGGAATAG
- the LOC107428669 gene encoding serine/threonine-protein kinase sid1 isoform X1, whose protein sequence is MANISQKKFPLNSDDYKLYEEVGQGVSATVYRALCIPFNEVVSIKILDLEKYDNDLDVIRREVQTMSLLGHPNLLKAHCSFTSGKRLWIVMPYMAGGSCLHIMKSDHPDGFEQPVIATLLHGVLKALVHLHSNGFIHRDVKAGNILLDANGEVKLADFGVSASLFDTGERRHKRNTFVGTPCWMAPEVMQQLHGYDFKADIWSFGITALELAHGHAPFSNYPPMKVLLMTLQNAPPGLDYERDKKFSKSFKEIVAACLVKDPKKRPTAEKLLKHRFFKHARSADYVVRTILDGLPPLGDRFRILKEKEANLLGQNKAMIGDKEQLSQQEYMRGISAWNFDLDDLKKQAALLQDDDNIISTENVDWNEKKNGGSGKLAVQEEKQLVERFNNSESAKAAPSKESLDDPPASFPSQSFQAFEGLTNIGEDDVVGSSSTWKDSGRSKFEEPLDSTLLEDDKMIGYFNGDNLVRSFTLTKDIISEHPIVLKSSCSLKNIASPSSKAISERPIVLRSSRSLKNVASLSSKANGEKDSQVQNSGRYLGQLRHHWRREHTRSASGELSYQHKDQFNVRMQDSSPKDFMNDSTNTYFGPKVTSISGVSAVLPSLWYLLQQNSMQRDQIMRFIRHVEQFTESMLPVGNDVHEQVLKAPLRERILESHVMRMEQHVEKLVEDLQIQKMENAKLERQINALNGKE, encoded by the exons ATGGCAAATATATCACAAAAGAAATTCCCACTTAATTCGGATGATTACAAGTTGTATGAAGAAGTTGGCCAAGGTGTGAGTGCAACTGTTTACAGAGCTCTCTGCATCCCATTTAATGAGGTTGTTTCCATCAAAATTTTGGACTTGGAGAAGTATGATAATGACTTG GATGTTATCCGACGAGAAGTACAAACTATGAGCTTACTTGGTCATCCAAATCTACTTAAGGCACACTGCTCTTTCACATCTGGCAAGCGCCTTTGGATTGTGATGCCTTACATGGCTGGTGGGTCATGTCTTCACATAATGAAATCTGATCATCCAGATGGTTTTGAACAGCCTGTTATTGCTACATTGTTGCATGGTGTTCTTAAAGCTCTTGTTCATCTACATTCCAATGGGTTCATTCATAGAGATGTTAAG GCTGGGAACATATTGCTTGATGCAAATGGTGAAGTTAAGTTAGCAGATTTTGGTGTTTCAGCAAGCTTGTTTGATACTGGTGAAAGAAGACATAAAAGAAATACATTCGTTGGAACTCCATGCTG GATGGCTCCTGAAGTTATGCAGCAACTACATGGATATGACTTCAA AGCAGATATTTGGTCATTTGGAATAACGGCTCTTGAACTAGCTCATGGTCATGCTCCATTTTCCAACTATCCGCCAATGAAG GTTTTACTTATGACCTTACAAAATGCACCACCTGGTCTTGACTATGAGAGAGACAAGAAATTTTCAAAG TCATTTAAAGAGATAGTAGCTGCTTGCTTAGTAAAGGATCCAAAGAAACGTCCCACCGCAGAAAAACTTTTGAAGCATCGTTTCTTTAAACATGCACGTTCAGCAGACTATGTTGTCCGCACCATTCTTGATGGCCTTCCTCCTCTTGGTGATCGTTTTAGGATACTTAAG GAAAAAGAGGCTAACCTTCTTGGGCAAAATAAGGCTATGATTGGCGACAAAGAGCAATTATCACAG CAAGAGTATATGAGAGGGATAAGTGCCTGGAACTTTGATCTAGATGATTTGAAAAAACAAGCTGCTCTT CTCCAAGATGATGATAACATCATCAGTACAGAAAATGTAGATTGGAATGAGAAAAAGAATGGTGGAAGTGGTAAATTAGCTGTTCAAGAAGAGAAGCAGTTAGTGGAAAGGTTTAATAATTCTGAGTCTGCAAAAGCTGCGCCATCTAAGGAG AGTCTTGATGATCCACCAGCTTCATTTCCTAGTCAATCCTTTCAGGCCTTTGA AGGTCTAACTAATATTGGTGAAGATGATGTCGTTGGTAGTAGCTCAACTTGGAAAGATTCTGGGCGCTCAAAGTTTGAAGAGCCCCTTGATTCAACACTGTTGGAGGATGACAAAATGATTGGCTATTTCAATGGTGATAATTTGGTGCGAAGTTTCACTTTAACGAAGGATATCATTTCCGAACATCCAATAGTCTTAAAAAGTTCGTGTTCTTTAAAGAATATTGCTTCCCCCTCTAGCAAGGCCATTTCTGAACGTCCAATAGTCTTGAGAAGCTCGCGTTCTTTAAAGAATGTTGCTTCCCTCTCCAGCAAGGCCAATGGCGAGAAGGACAGTCAAGTTCAGAACTCTGGTAGATACCT TGGTCAGTTGCGACATCATTGGAGGAGAGAACACA CGCGAAGTGCTTCAGGTGAACTGTCCTACCAACACAAGGATCAGTTCAATGTTAGAATGCAAGACTCCAGCCCTAAG GATTTTATGAATGACTCTACAAACACATATTTTGGACCTAAAGTAACTTCAATATCTGGAGTCTCAGCAGTTCTTCCCTCCTTATGGTATCTCTTGCAGCAAAATTCCATGCAACGG GATCAGATAATGAGATTTATTAGACATGTAGAACAATTCACTG AGTCTATGCTGCCAGTAGGCAATGACGTACACGAGCAG GTTCTTAAAGCTCCTCTCAGGGAGAGAATTCTTGAATCCCATGTGATGCGTATGGAACAACA CGTTGAGAAACTGGTTGAAGATTTGCAGATACAAAAGATGGAAAATGCAAAG CTGGAAAGGCAAATTAATGCTTTGAATGGGAAGGAATAG
- the LOC107428669 gene encoding serine/threonine-protein kinase BLUS1 isoform X3, whose product MANISQKKFPLNSDDYKLYEEVGQGVSATVYRALCIPFNEVVSIKILDLEKYDNDLDVIRREVQTMSLLGHPNLLKAHCSFTSGKRLWIVMPYMAGGSCLHIMKSDHPDGFEQPVIATLLHGVLKALVHLHSNGFIHRDVKAGNILLDANGEVKLADFGVSASLFDTGERRHKRNTFVGTPCWMAPEVMQQLHGYDFKADIWSFGITALELAHGHAPFSNYPPMKVLLMTLQNAPPGLDYERDKKFSKSFKEIVAACLVKDPKKRPTAEKLLKHRFFKHARSADYVVRTILDGLPPLGDRFRILKEKEANLLGQNKAMIGDKEQLSQQEYMRGISAWNFDLDDLKKQAALLQDDDNIISTENVDWNEKKNGGSGKLAVQEEKQLVERFNNSESAKAAPSKESLDDPPASFPSQSFQAFEGLTNIGEDDVVGSSSTWKDSGRSKFEEPLDSTLLEDDKMIGYFNGDNLVRSFTLTKDIISEHPIVLKSSCSLKNIASPSSKAISERPIVLRSSRSLKNVASLSSKANGEKDSQVQNSGRYLGQLRHHWRREHTRSASGELSYQHKDQFNVRMQDSSPKDFMNDSTNTYFGPKVTSISGVSAVLPSLWYLLQQNSMQRVLKAPLRERILESHVMRMEQHVEKLVEDLQIQKMENAKLERQINALNGKE is encoded by the exons ATGGCAAATATATCACAAAAGAAATTCCCACTTAATTCGGATGATTACAAGTTGTATGAAGAAGTTGGCCAAGGTGTGAGTGCAACTGTTTACAGAGCTCTCTGCATCCCATTTAATGAGGTTGTTTCCATCAAAATTTTGGACTTGGAGAAGTATGATAATGACTTG GATGTTATCCGACGAGAAGTACAAACTATGAGCTTACTTGGTCATCCAAATCTACTTAAGGCACACTGCTCTTTCACATCTGGCAAGCGCCTTTGGATTGTGATGCCTTACATGGCTGGTGGGTCATGTCTTCACATAATGAAATCTGATCATCCAGATGGTTTTGAACAGCCTGTTATTGCTACATTGTTGCATGGTGTTCTTAAAGCTCTTGTTCATCTACATTCCAATGGGTTCATTCATAGAGATGTTAAG GCTGGGAACATATTGCTTGATGCAAATGGTGAAGTTAAGTTAGCAGATTTTGGTGTTTCAGCAAGCTTGTTTGATACTGGTGAAAGAAGACATAAAAGAAATACATTCGTTGGAACTCCATGCTG GATGGCTCCTGAAGTTATGCAGCAACTACATGGATATGACTTCAA AGCAGATATTTGGTCATTTGGAATAACGGCTCTTGAACTAGCTCATGGTCATGCTCCATTTTCCAACTATCCGCCAATGAAG GTTTTACTTATGACCTTACAAAATGCACCACCTGGTCTTGACTATGAGAGAGACAAGAAATTTTCAAAG TCATTTAAAGAGATAGTAGCTGCTTGCTTAGTAAAGGATCCAAAGAAACGTCCCACCGCAGAAAAACTTTTGAAGCATCGTTTCTTTAAACATGCACGTTCAGCAGACTATGTTGTCCGCACCATTCTTGATGGCCTTCCTCCTCTTGGTGATCGTTTTAGGATACTTAAG GAAAAAGAGGCTAACCTTCTTGGGCAAAATAAGGCTATGATTGGCGACAAAGAGCAATTATCACAG CAAGAGTATATGAGAGGGATAAGTGCCTGGAACTTTGATCTAGATGATTTGAAAAAACAAGCTGCTCTT CTCCAAGATGATGATAACATCATCAGTACAGAAAATGTAGATTGGAATGAGAAAAAGAATGGTGGAAGTGGTAAATTAGCTGTTCAAGAAGAGAAGCAGTTAGTGGAAAGGTTTAATAATTCTGAGTCTGCAAAAGCTGCGCCATCTAAGGAG AGTCTTGATGATCCACCAGCTTCATTTCCTAGTCAATCCTTTCAGGCCTTTGA AGGTCTAACTAATATTGGTGAAGATGATGTCGTTGGTAGTAGCTCAACTTGGAAAGATTCTGGGCGCTCAAAGTTTGAAGAGCCCCTTGATTCAACACTGTTGGAGGATGACAAAATGATTGGCTATTTCAATGGTGATAATTTGGTGCGAAGTTTCACTTTAACGAAGGATATCATTTCCGAACATCCAATAGTCTTAAAAAGTTCGTGTTCTTTAAAGAATATTGCTTCCCCCTCTAGCAAGGCCATTTCTGAACGTCCAATAGTCTTGAGAAGCTCGCGTTCTTTAAAGAATGTTGCTTCCCTCTCCAGCAAGGCCAATGGCGAGAAGGACAGTCAAGTTCAGAACTCTGGTAGATACCT TGGTCAGTTGCGACATCATTGGAGGAGAGAACACA CGCGAAGTGCTTCAGGTGAACTGTCCTACCAACACAAGGATCAGTTCAATGTTAGAATGCAAGACTCCAGCCCTAAG GATTTTATGAATGACTCTACAAACACATATTTTGGACCTAAAGTAACTTCAATATCTGGAGTCTCAGCAGTTCTTCCCTCCTTATGGTATCTCTTGCAGCAAAATTCCATGCAACGG GTTCTTAAAGCTCCTCTCAGGGAGAGAATTCTTGAATCCCATGTGATGCGTATGGAACAACA CGTTGAGAAACTGGTTGAAGATTTGCAGATACAAAAGATGGAAAATGCAAAG CTGGAAAGGCAAATTAATGCTTTGAATGGGAAGGAATAG
- the LOC107428669 gene encoding uncharacterized protein LOC107428669 isoform X4 — MSLLGHPNLLKAHCSFTSGKRLWIVMPYMAGGSCLHIMKSDHPDGFEQPVIATLLHGVLKALVHLHSNGFIHRDVKAGNILLDANGEVKLADFGVSASLFDTGERRHKRNTFVGTPCWMAPEVMQQLHGYDFKADIWSFGITALELAHGHAPFSNYPPMKVLLMTLQNAPPGLDYERDKKFSKSFKEIVAACLVKDPKKRPTAEKLLKHRFFKHARSADYVVRTILDGLPPLGDRFRILKEKEANLLGQNKAMIGDKEQLSQQEYMRGISAWNFDLDDLKKQAALLQDDDNIISTENVDWNEKKNGGSGKLAVQEEKQLVERFNNSESAKAAPSKESLDDPPASFPSQSFQAFEGLTNIGEDDVVGSSSTWKDSGRSKFEEPLDSTLLEDDKMIGYFNGDNLVRSFTLTKDIISEHPIVLKSSCSLKNIASPSSKAISERPIVLRSSRSLKNVASLSSKANGEKDSQVQNSGRYLGQLRHHWRREHTRSASGELSYQHKDQFNVRMQDSSPKDFMNDSTNTYFGPKVTSISGVSAVLPSLWYLLQQNSMQRDQIMRFIRHVEQFTESMLPVGNDVHEQVLKAPLRERILESHVMRMEQHVEKLVEDLQIQKMENAKLERQINALNGKE; from the exons ATGAGCTTACTTGGTCATCCAAATCTACTTAAGGCACACTGCTCTTTCACATCTGGCAAGCGCCTTTGGATTGTGATGCCTTACATGGCTGGTGGGTCATGTCTTCACATAATGAAATCTGATCATCCAGATGGTTTTGAACAGCCTGTTATTGCTACATTGTTGCATGGTGTTCTTAAAGCTCTTGTTCATCTACATTCCAATGGGTTCATTCATAGAGATGTTAAG GCTGGGAACATATTGCTTGATGCAAATGGTGAAGTTAAGTTAGCAGATTTTGGTGTTTCAGCAAGCTTGTTTGATACTGGTGAAAGAAGACATAAAAGAAATACATTCGTTGGAACTCCATGCTG GATGGCTCCTGAAGTTATGCAGCAACTACATGGATATGACTTCAA AGCAGATATTTGGTCATTTGGAATAACGGCTCTTGAACTAGCTCATGGTCATGCTCCATTTTCCAACTATCCGCCAATGAAG GTTTTACTTATGACCTTACAAAATGCACCACCTGGTCTTGACTATGAGAGAGACAAGAAATTTTCAAAG TCATTTAAAGAGATAGTAGCTGCTTGCTTAGTAAAGGATCCAAAGAAACGTCCCACCGCAGAAAAACTTTTGAAGCATCGTTTCTTTAAACATGCACGTTCAGCAGACTATGTTGTCCGCACCATTCTTGATGGCCTTCCTCCTCTTGGTGATCGTTTTAGGATACTTAAG GAAAAAGAGGCTAACCTTCTTGGGCAAAATAAGGCTATGATTGGCGACAAAGAGCAATTATCACAG CAAGAGTATATGAGAGGGATAAGTGCCTGGAACTTTGATCTAGATGATTTGAAAAAACAAGCTGCTCTT CTCCAAGATGATGATAACATCATCAGTACAGAAAATGTAGATTGGAATGAGAAAAAGAATGGTGGAAGTGGTAAATTAGCTGTTCAAGAAGAGAAGCAGTTAGTGGAAAGGTTTAATAATTCTGAGTCTGCAAAAGCTGCGCCATCTAAGGAG AGTCTTGATGATCCACCAGCTTCATTTCCTAGTCAATCCTTTCAGGCCTTTGA AGGTCTAACTAATATTGGTGAAGATGATGTCGTTGGTAGTAGCTCAACTTGGAAAGATTCTGGGCGCTCAAAGTTTGAAGAGCCCCTTGATTCAACACTGTTGGAGGATGACAAAATGATTGGCTATTTCAATGGTGATAATTTGGTGCGAAGTTTCACTTTAACGAAGGATATCATTTCCGAACATCCAATAGTCTTAAAAAGTTCGTGTTCTTTAAAGAATATTGCTTCCCCCTCTAGCAAGGCCATTTCTGAACGTCCAATAGTCTTGAGAAGCTCGCGTTCTTTAAAGAATGTTGCTTCCCTCTCCAGCAAGGCCAATGGCGAGAAGGACAGTCAAGTTCAGAACTCTGGTAGATACCT TGGTCAGTTGCGACATCATTGGAGGAGAGAACACA CGCGAAGTGCTTCAGGTGAACTGTCCTACCAACACAAGGATCAGTTCAATGTTAGAATGCAAGACTCCAGCCCTAAG GATTTTATGAATGACTCTACAAACACATATTTTGGACCTAAAGTAACTTCAATATCTGGAGTCTCAGCAGTTCTTCCCTCCTTATGGTATCTCTTGCAGCAAAATTCCATGCAACGG GATCAGATAATGAGATTTATTAGACATGTAGAACAATTCACTG AGTCTATGCTGCCAGTAGGCAATGACGTACACGAGCAG GTTCTTAAAGCTCCTCTCAGGGAGAGAATTCTTGAATCCCATGTGATGCGTATGGAACAACA CGTTGAGAAACTGGTTGAAGATTTGCAGATACAAAAGATGGAAAATGCAAAG CTGGAAAGGCAAATTAATGCTTTGAATGGGAAGGAATAG
- the LOC107428669 gene encoding uncharacterized protein LOC107428669 isoform X8, with the protein MANISQKKFPLNSDDYKLYEEVGQGVSATVYRALCIPFNEVVSIKILDLEKYDNDLDVIRREVQTMSLLGHPNLLKAHCSFTSGKRLWIVMPYMAGGSCLHIMKSDHPDGFEQPVIATLLHGVLKALVHLHSNGFIHRDVKAGNILLDANGEVKLADFGVSASLFDTGERRHKRNTFVGTPCWMAPEVMQQLHGYDFKADIWSFGITALELAHGHAPFSNYPPMKVLLMTLQNAPPGLDYERDKKFSKSFKEIVAACLVKDPKKRPTAEKLLKHRFFKHARSADYVVRTILDGLPPLGDRFRILKEKEANLLGQNKAMIGDKEQLSQQEYMRGISAWNFDLDDLKKQAALLQDDDNIISTENVDWNEKKNGGSGKLAVQEEKQLVERFNNSESAKAAPSKERSN; encoded by the exons ATGGCAAATATATCACAAAAGAAATTCCCACTTAATTCGGATGATTACAAGTTGTATGAAGAAGTTGGCCAAGGTGTGAGTGCAACTGTTTACAGAGCTCTCTGCATCCCATTTAATGAGGTTGTTTCCATCAAAATTTTGGACTTGGAGAAGTATGATAATGACTTG GATGTTATCCGACGAGAAGTACAAACTATGAGCTTACTTGGTCATCCAAATCTACTTAAGGCACACTGCTCTTTCACATCTGGCAAGCGCCTTTGGATTGTGATGCCTTACATGGCTGGTGGGTCATGTCTTCACATAATGAAATCTGATCATCCAGATGGTTTTGAACAGCCTGTTATTGCTACATTGTTGCATGGTGTTCTTAAAGCTCTTGTTCATCTACATTCCAATGGGTTCATTCATAGAGATGTTAAG GCTGGGAACATATTGCTTGATGCAAATGGTGAAGTTAAGTTAGCAGATTTTGGTGTTTCAGCAAGCTTGTTTGATACTGGTGAAAGAAGACATAAAAGAAATACATTCGTTGGAACTCCATGCTG GATGGCTCCTGAAGTTATGCAGCAACTACATGGATATGACTTCAA AGCAGATATTTGGTCATTTGGAATAACGGCTCTTGAACTAGCTCATGGTCATGCTCCATTTTCCAACTATCCGCCAATGAAG GTTTTACTTATGACCTTACAAAATGCACCACCTGGTCTTGACTATGAGAGAGACAAGAAATTTTCAAAG TCATTTAAAGAGATAGTAGCTGCTTGCTTAGTAAAGGATCCAAAGAAACGTCCCACCGCAGAAAAACTTTTGAAGCATCGTTTCTTTAAACATGCACGTTCAGCAGACTATGTTGTCCGCACCATTCTTGATGGCCTTCCTCCTCTTGGTGATCGTTTTAGGATACTTAAG GAAAAAGAGGCTAACCTTCTTGGGCAAAATAAGGCTATGATTGGCGACAAAGAGCAATTATCACAG CAAGAGTATATGAGAGGGATAAGTGCCTGGAACTTTGATCTAGATGATTTGAAAAAACAAGCTGCTCTT CTCCAAGATGATGATAACATCATCAGTACAGAAAATGTAGATTGGAATGAGAAAAAGAATGGTGGAAGTGGTAAATTAGCTGTTCAAGAAGAGAAGCAGTTAGTGGAAAGGTTTAATAATTCTGAGTCTGCAAAAGCTGCGCCATCTAAGGAG AGGTCTAACTAA
- the LOC107428669 gene encoding uncharacterized protein LOC107428669 isoform X6: MANISQKKFPLNSDDYKLYEEVGQGVSATVYRALCIPFNEVVSIKILDLEKYDNDLDVIRREVQTMSLLGHPNLLKAHCSFTSGKRLWIVMPYMAGGSCLHIMKSDHPDGFEQPVIATLLHGVLKALVHLHSNGFIHRDVKAGNILLDANGEVKLADFGVSASLFDTGERRHKRNTFVGTPCWMAPEVMQQLHGYDFKADIWSFGITALELAHGHAPFSNYPPMKVLLMTLQNAPPGLDYERDKKFSKSFKEIVAACLVKDPKKRPTAEKLLKHRFFKHARSADYVVRTILDGLPPLGDRFRILKEKEANLLGQNKAMIGDKEQLSQQEYMRGISAWNFDLDDLKKQAALLQDDDNIISTENVDWNEKKNGGSGKLAVQEEKQLVERFNNSESAKAAPSKESLDDPPASFPSQSFQAFDAEV; this comes from the exons ATGGCAAATATATCACAAAAGAAATTCCCACTTAATTCGGATGATTACAAGTTGTATGAAGAAGTTGGCCAAGGTGTGAGTGCAACTGTTTACAGAGCTCTCTGCATCCCATTTAATGAGGTTGTTTCCATCAAAATTTTGGACTTGGAGAAGTATGATAATGACTTG GATGTTATCCGACGAGAAGTACAAACTATGAGCTTACTTGGTCATCCAAATCTACTTAAGGCACACTGCTCTTTCACATCTGGCAAGCGCCTTTGGATTGTGATGCCTTACATGGCTGGTGGGTCATGTCTTCACATAATGAAATCTGATCATCCAGATGGTTTTGAACAGCCTGTTATTGCTACATTGTTGCATGGTGTTCTTAAAGCTCTTGTTCATCTACATTCCAATGGGTTCATTCATAGAGATGTTAAG GCTGGGAACATATTGCTTGATGCAAATGGTGAAGTTAAGTTAGCAGATTTTGGTGTTTCAGCAAGCTTGTTTGATACTGGTGAAAGAAGACATAAAAGAAATACATTCGTTGGAACTCCATGCTG GATGGCTCCTGAAGTTATGCAGCAACTACATGGATATGACTTCAA AGCAGATATTTGGTCATTTGGAATAACGGCTCTTGAACTAGCTCATGGTCATGCTCCATTTTCCAACTATCCGCCAATGAAG GTTTTACTTATGACCTTACAAAATGCACCACCTGGTCTTGACTATGAGAGAGACAAGAAATTTTCAAAG TCATTTAAAGAGATAGTAGCTGCTTGCTTAGTAAAGGATCCAAAGAAACGTCCCACCGCAGAAAAACTTTTGAAGCATCGTTTCTTTAAACATGCACGTTCAGCAGACTATGTTGTCCGCACCATTCTTGATGGCCTTCCTCCTCTTGGTGATCGTTTTAGGATACTTAAG GAAAAAGAGGCTAACCTTCTTGGGCAAAATAAGGCTATGATTGGCGACAAAGAGCAATTATCACAG CAAGAGTATATGAGAGGGATAAGTGCCTGGAACTTTGATCTAGATGATTTGAAAAAACAAGCTGCTCTT CTCCAAGATGATGATAACATCATCAGTACAGAAAATGTAGATTGGAATGAGAAAAAGAATGGTGGAAGTGGTAAATTAGCTGTTCAAGAAGAGAAGCAGTTAGTGGAAAGGTTTAATAATTCTGAGTCTGCAAAAGCTGCGCCATCTAAGGAG AGTCTTGATGATCCACCAGCTTCATTTCCTAGTCAATCCTTTCAGGCCTTTGA TGCAGAGGTCTAA